A region of Argentina anserina chromosome 5, drPotAnse1.1, whole genome shotgun sequence DNA encodes the following proteins:
- the LOC126794487 gene encoding cytochrome P450 78A9-like, translated as METHLESFWIFAIFFKYKSLSSLNTILALLFMWMAWLIMSVPFWAFPGGPPWGKHHCKKRDHQNTNPIPGPRGFPILGSMNLMTKLAHRNLTNAADRLGARRLMAFSLGDTRVIITCNPDVAKEILHSSVFADRPIKESAYSLMFNRAIGFAPYGMYWTTLRRIAATHLFCPKQVCASEPQRFQLAAQMLSIVAERGCNARKFCVRDVLRRASLNNMMCSVFGRKYKLGELNKETEELSQLVEEGYDLLGKLNWSDHLPWLAGFDLQSIRYRCSKLAQRVNVFVGRIIKEHRAQTCQKNLSDFADVLLSLQGPDKLSDHDMIAVLWEMIFRGTDTVAVLIEWVLARMVLHPEIQSKVHADLDKVVGKSRPLMETDIHSIVYLTAVIKEVLRLHPPGPLLSWARLAITDTVVDGYHVPAGTTAMVNMWAITRCPRVWSDPLEFSPGRFVSSKDADVNFSVLGSDLRLAPFGSGRRSCPGKSLGLATVSFWVGTLLHEFEWKQAEPVDLSDVLKLSCEMANPLTVQVHPRRR; from the exons ATGGAAACACATCTAGAGAGCTTCTGGATTTTCGCCATCTTCTTCAAATATAAATCCCTGTCTTCCCTAAACACCATTTTAGCCCTCCTCTTCATGTGGATGGCTTGGCTAATCATGTCCGTTCCCTTCTGGGCTTTTCCTGGAGGCCCTCCATGGGGAAAACATCATTGCAAGAAAAGAGATCATCAAAACACCAACCCCATTCCCGGACCAAGAGGGTTTCCGATCCTCGGCAGCATGAACCTCATGACTAAACTAGCTCACCGAAACCTCACTAATGCGGCTGATCGTTTAGGAGCCCGGCGGCTCATGGCTTTTAGCCTCGGTGACACCCGTGTCATCATCACATGCAACCCTGACGTCGCCAAGGAAATCCTCCACAGCTCCGTTTTCGCCGACCGACCTATCAAAGAGTCGGCTTACAGTCTGATGTTTAATAGAGCAATTGGATTCGCTCCTTATGGGATGTACTGGACTACCCTTCGGCGAATCGCAGCTACTCATCTCTTCTGCCCTAAACAAGTCTGCGCTTCTGAGCCCCAACGGTTCCAACTCGCCGCCCAAATGCTGTCCATCGTGGCGGAACGTGGCTGTAACGCTCGCAAGTTCTGCGTCCGCGATGTACTGAGGAGAGCTTCTTTGAACAACATGATGTGCTCAGTCTTTGGACGTAAGTATAAACTAGGTGAGTTGAATAAAGAAACCGAGGAACTTAGTCAGCTTGTTGAAGAAGGTTATGATTTGTTGGGAAAACTCAACTGGTCTGATCACCTTCCCTGGCTGGCCGGTTTTGACCTCCAGAGCATCCGGTACAGATGCTCCAAACTCGCTCAGAGAGTCAACGTGTTTGTTGGCCGTATTATCAAAGAACATCGAGCCCAAACTTGCCAGAAAAACCTTAGTGATTTTGCTGAcgttcttctctctcttcaagGACCCGATAAGTTGTCCGACCACGACATGATAGCAGTACTTTGG GAGATGATATTCAGAGGAACGGATACTGTGGCTGTTCTGATAGAGTGGGTTCTTGCGAGAATGGTCCTCCATCCAGAAATCCAATCAAAGGTTCATGCCGATCTGGACAAGGTAGTCGGAAAATCAAGGCCGTTGATGGAGACGGACATTCACTCAATAGTCTACCTAACGGCAGTGATCAAAGAAGTGCTAAGGCTGCACCCACCCGGCCCTCTTCTGTCCTGGGCCCGCTTGGCAATCACAGACACTGTAGTTGATGGCTACCACGTGCCCGCAGGAACCACGGCCATGGTGAACATGTGGGCCATCACGAGGTGTCCACGTGTGTGGTCGGACCCGCTCGAGTTCTCGCCGGGAAGGTTTGTGTCGTCCAAGGATGCTGACGTGAATTTTTCTGTGTTGGGTTCTGACCTAAGGCTTGCGCCATTTGGGTCTGGCCGGAGGAGCTGTCCTGGAAAGTCGTTAGGGTTGGCCACAGTGAGCTTCTGGGTTGGGACGCTTTTGCATGAGTTTGAGTGGAAACAGGCTGAGCCCGTCGACCTCTCTGACGTGCTGAAGCTTTCATGTGAGATGGCAAACCCTCTCACTGTTCAGGTGCATCCGAGGCGAAGATAA
- the LOC126794175 gene encoding methionine gamma-lyase encodes MAETKPQAFVLPTTNNTKKRTEHDVMDGPDYAASAAKKSMFLPTAASAAWEDPAMALASARHEFGEHGGVNMSIEASATFTVMEPETLQKMFSGELGADRDFFIYSRHFNPTVLNLSRQMAALEGTEAAYCTSSGMSAISSVLLQLVSSGDHIAASRTLYGGTHALLTHFFPRACNITTTFVDINDLDMVRNAIEVGKTKVLYFEAMSNPTLTVANIPELSRIGHEKGVTVVVDNTFSPMVLSPVKLGADVVVHSISKFISGGADIIAGVVCGPASLVNKMMDLHQGSLMLLGPTMNAKIAFELSERVPHLGLRMKEHCNRALVYATRMKKMRLKVIYPGLEEHPQHELLKSMINKDYGYGGLLCVDMGTEERANRFMNLLQNYTQFGFMAVSLGYYETLMSCSGSSTSSELNNEEKELAGISPGLVRMSIGYIGTLEQKWSQLEKALNRMHDSGLFGKK; translated from the exons ATGGCCGAGACCAAACCCCAAGCCTTTGTTCTTCCCACCACCAACAACACCAAGAAGAGAACCGAGCATGACGTCATGGACGGCCCAGATTATGCCGCTTCCGCCGCCAAGAAGTCCATGTTCCTTCCTACTGCGGCGTCTGCGGCGTGGGAGGACCCTGCCATGGCATTAGCCAGTGCTCGCCACGAGTTTGGCGAGCACGGTGGGGTTAACATGTCCATCGAGGCCTCGGCCACGTTCACCGTCATGGAGCCGGAGACCCTCCAAAAGATGTTTTCCGGAGAGCTCGGCGCTGATCGTGACTTCTTCATCTACAGCCGTCACTTTAATCCCACCGTCCTTAACCTCAGCCGTCAGATGGCAGCGCTCGAGGGCACCGAGGCCGCCTACTGCACCTCTAGCGGTATGTCCGCCATCTCCTCCGTCCTGCTGCAACTCGTCAGCAGCGGCGACCACATCGCCGCTTCTAGAACCCTATACGGCGGGACCCACGCCCTCCTCACCCACTTCTTCCCCAGAGCCTGCAACATAACCACAACGTTCGTGGACATAAACGACCTCGACATGGTTAGGAATGCGATCGAGGTAGGAAAGACTAAGGTCCTCTATTTCGAGGCAATGTCTAACCCTACTCTCACCGTGGCTAACATACCGGAGCTCAGCCGAATTGGTCACGAGAAAGGCGTCACCGTCGTCGTGGACAACACCTTCTCTCCCATGGTTCTCTCCCCCGTTAAGCTCGGCGCCGACGTTGTTGTCCACAGCATATCCAAGTTCATCAGCGGTGGTGCTGACATCATTGCAG GTGTTGTGTGTGGACCTGCAAGCTTGGTGAACAAAATGATGGACCTTCACCAAGGTTCTCTAATGCTTCTGGGACCGACCATGAATGCCAAGATTGCATTTGAGCTCTCTGAGAGGGTCCCTCACTTGGGTCTCAGAATGAAAGAGCACTGCAACAGGGCATTGGTGTATGCCACAAGGATGAAGAAGATGCGACTAAAGGTCATATACCCGGGCCTCGAAGAGCATCCCCAGCACGAGCTTCTCAAGTCTATGATCAACAAGGATTATGGCTATGGAGGACTTCTCTGCGTCGACATGGGGACTGAGGAGAGAGCCAATAGGTTTATGAACCTGTTGCAGAACTACACTCAGTTTGGTTTCATGGCTGTGAGCTTGGGGTACTATGAAACTCTGATGTCCTGCTCTGGAAGCAGCACAAGCAGTGAATTGAACAATGAGGAGAAGGAGTTGGCTGGTATTTCACCTGGGCTGGTTAGAATGTCAATTGGCTACATTGGAACTTTGGAGCAGAAGTGGAGCCAATTAGAGAAGGCACTCAACAGAATGCATGATTCTGGTTTGTTTGGCAAGAAatga